GTCTTTAAAGGGACGAACTCCAATAACAGCATCAGCTTCTCCTTTAATCAATGGTTCACATACTTTATCAATATCTTCAATAGCATGCTGACCATCAGCATCCATATTAACAATATACTTTGGATTATGTCTTTTTACAGCTTCCAGACCTGTTCTAATAGCTGCACCCATCCCCTGGTTAATAATATGATTTAAAATGAAAATATTTTTAGGATATCTGTTCTGAGACTCAATAAGCTTTTCTAAAGTTTTATCTTCAGATCCGTCATTTACAATAATCATTCTGTATCCGAGCTTAGCTATTTCTTCAATAACTGCCTGAACTCTGGTTTCTTCATTATATGCTGGAATTACCATAAATGTATGTTCTTTATCCTCTTTAGACATTTTAAATTTATTATCCATAACTACACCAATTAAAGAGGACCAACATTTTCTTTTCCTTCACGAACGCCAGTTCCTGCCTCTTTTCTCATAGCTTTTGGATGGTACATCATTTTAATAAGATTTTGCGCATGTTCACGTGCCCTAGTTTCAGCTAGTTTTTTAAGCTCTTCTGGATCATCTTCTTCATCCTCATGGACAAAAACTTCTAGAATATGAGTATTAGTCATTAATTGTGCATTAATAAGACCAGTTGATGCTTCATGAGCACACATTTTATCTTTTTCCATTGGTCCAGGCATTCCCAATGCCATTACAATATCACAGTTTTCCTCTTCAATGAGAATTTTAGCAGTTACTGGTAAATCCTTAACACCAGGTACAGTTTCCCTAATTATCTTTAAATCAGTAGCATTTCTTTTTAATTCATCAATAGCTGCTCCACCCATATCAAATCTAGCAAAAGTAGTGTCACAAATTCCAATTCTCATTTATAAACCATCCATTATTAATCATTTAATAATAAATGTATAATCATTTTAATATATAAAATCATTTAATTAATTTTAAAAATGTTTCATATCCTTCTTCAATTGTTAAAGGATACTTCCCATTAAATGATATATCATCAGATTCAGATTCGATTTTTTTGAAAAAATTAGCTATAATCGGTAAATCAAGATTTGCTTTGTCAATAAGCACTTTATTTGAAAATATGTCTCTAGCAGTTCCATCACCAATTATTTCCCCTTCATGTAAGACATATACCCTATTAGCATACTGAGGCACTAAGTCTACATCATGAGTAGATATTATAATTGTAATTCCCTGCTCATTAAGTTCCTTTAAAAGATTAATTATCTTAGAAGCACCTTTAGGGTCAAGACCTGCTGTAGGTTCATCAAATACCATGATTTCAGGTTTCATTGCAAGTATTCCTGCAATAGCTACTCTTTTTTTCTGACCTCCACTAAGGTGGTGTGGTGCTTTTTTCTCAAATCCTGCCATTCCAACTCTTTCAAGTGCTTCATGAACTCTTTTCTGCACTTCTTCCATTGGCAGTTTCAGATTTAAAGGTCCAAAGGCAACATCTTCCTCTACACTTGGTGCAAATATCTGATCATCAGGATTTTGAAATACAAGACCTACTTTCTGTCTAAATTTTATTAAGGATTTTTTATCATATTTTAGCTTTTCCCCATCAATTATGATTTCACCATTGTCTGGTCTTAAAATACCATTAAAATGAAGAAACAGAGTTGATTTACCTGCACCATTTTTTCCAAGTAAAGCTACAATATCCCCTTTATCCACTTTTAGATTAACATTATTTAATGCTTCAGTACCATCATCATAAGAAAAAGTAATATTTCTTGCTTCCAACATCATTTATACCTCTATTTTACCGGTTCATAGACAGGTAATTCTCCATCATAACCTCTTGAGTCAAGAGAACACTGTAATGTTTCACTTTTTTCTAATGATTTTAAAAACATGTTTACTCCAAGTGAACTTAATGAATTAACAGAAGTTTTATAATCAACATAACCTAATCTTGTTTCTTGAGCTTTTTTCATAGTGTCTACCTGATTTAAAAAGATAAATATTGTATTATACATTAATAATGCAATTTCAATTAATGTTTTTGGAACTTTAGCTTTTCTAAGAGAGTATAAAATATTAGCTATTGGTGTTGTTAGTGCTAAAAATCCTAAACATGAAAAACATCCAAATACTCTGAAGAATGTGTGAATAGCTAAGTTTAGGGAATCTTCTCTAACAGCAATTCCAAATATTCCAGTATTATAAACTATTTCACCATTTCCAAA
This window of the Methanobrevibacter woesei genome carries:
- the ribC gene encoding riboflavin synthase; amino-acid sequence: MRIGICDTTFARFDMGGAAIDELKRNATDLKIIRETVPGVKDLPVTAKILIEEENCDIVMALGMPGPMEKDKMCAHEASTGLINAQLMTNTHILEVFVHEDEEDDPEELKKLAETRAREHAQNLIKMMYHPKAMRKEAGTGVREGKENVGPL
- a CDS encoding glycosyltransferase family 2 protein, which codes for MDNKFKMSKEDKEHTFMVIPAYNEETRVQAVIEEIAKLGYRMIIVNDGSEDKTLEKLIESQNRYPKNIFILNHIINQGMGAAIRTGLEAVKRHNPKYIVNMDADGQHAIEDIDKVCEPLIKGEADAVIGVRPFKDMPFSKSFANNIMNFLTRIFYRVNVSDSQTGFRAFTIDTLNKVDIRARGYIIASEFLRQFKENKIKLKEVTITTIYTPETQAKGTNAIVGLKIMFRMLKEVLFE
- a CDS encoding ATP-binding cassette domain-containing protein → MLEARNITFSYDDGTEALNNVNLKVDKGDIVALLGKNGAGKSTLFLHFNGILRPDNGEIIIDGEKLKYDKKSLIKFRQKVGLVFQNPDDQIFAPSVEEDVAFGPLNLKLPMEEVQKRVHEALERVGMAGFEKKAPHHLSGGQKKRVAIAGILAMKPEIMVFDEPTAGLDPKGASKIINLLKELNEQGITIIISTHDVDLVPQYANRVYVLHEGEIIGDGTARDIFSNKVLIDKANLDLPIIANFFKKIESESDDISFNGKYPLTIEEGYETFLKLIK
- the cbiQ gene encoding cobalt ECF transporter T component CbiQ, which encodes MKFDIDYISHNNKLSFVNTDFKMIFAVVAMIITLFFDNLYLDCFIFLLMAILIMAVAGISIKNYLKFITIPFLFTFITCLFLMFFFGNGEIVYNTGIFGIAVREDSLNLAIHTFFRVFGCFSCLGFLALTTPIANILYSLRKAKVPKTLIEIALLMYNTIFIFLNQVDTMKKAQETRLGYVDYKTSVNSLSSLGVNMFLKSLEKSETLQCSLDSRGYDGELPVYEPVK